The following are encoded in a window of Lacinutrix sp. WUR7 genomic DNA:
- a CDS encoding alpha-2-macroglobulin, with protein sequence MRIKKLLAFAFILALAFSCKKQVEETDNIFKFKDYISYTSSGRISVANPIEINLANDVEGWEINQEITENIVSIKPHVDGKLLVNNKHSLRFVPDEILDADTEYTVDVKLDKIFNNIPTDFKTYTFQFKTITPNFNIVTNNLQSYSKEWQYLEGVIRAADIITLEEAKQLVQASQSGKNLAIVWNESYKKEKLFEFKIDSIHRLVEDSQILVKWNGKSIHAENAGENMVNIPGKNNFTITKVDVIQTPEQYVSINFSDPLKKQQNFDGLVTIQNVKNPKYIVDGNVLKAYPNTKVVGNVQVDVFQGIANTDGYKLKKPFSELIAFEDEKPQIRLISNGVILPNSEELKFNFEAVNLKAVDVRIIKIFEDNVLQFLQDNNLNNTNRNDVRRVGRRIAKQTITLQDESQNTGKWKTYSIDLSKYMKADPGAIYRVELEMKKEYALYNCDSNSNITNSEDNDDYYEEEYYEEDYYYEDYNETATEDEDLREEEYWDNLTYSYQNNYYNWNDRKNPCKEAFYNNKTVAQNLLASNIGVIAKKGANNNYYFAVTNILDTNPEVGATVAIYNFQQQEIAKTKTDTEGLATILVENHAAFAIVSKGNNTSYIKLNDGNSLSLSKFDVSGNHIQRGLKGYIYGERGVWRPGDTLHLSFMLNDAGNKLPKAHPVKMEITDANGKLAYRNVTTNNLNNLYTFTVPTATEDKTGNWNAKVSVGGATFYKGLKVETVKPNRLKIKVDFEDEVLSGENPLNGKLDVKWLHGAPAKNVRTEIKAKFSNAYTSFKNYSDYTFRDPSRSFSTEEIVIFDGKVNEEGVADITTKLSVGSNAPGMLNAQFLVRAFENGGDFSMDAFTKQYAPYKSFVGLKSPKGKGYGSFVTNENQTFDIVVVDAQGNPIKRNDLEVKVYKINWRWWWNSSYDNLSSYTSSTYHQAYKNMKLNTDANGKTSFTLNIPENDKGRFLIRVFDPKSGHATGRTAYFYKNWYTPSGDKEAAKMLAFASDKENYNVGETATITFPSGSEGRALVSIENGTEVLEHKWVKTTKGETTVTIPITSKMAPNVFVNISLLQPHAITANDLPIRLYGVIPIMVEDPNTKLEPQLKMASVLRPEQEFEVFVSEKNNKAMTYTIAMVEEGLLDLTRFKTPNAWNEFYKREALGVKTWDVFDDVIGAYSGSVDQIFAIGGDGAAADGKNKKANRFKPVVTFLGPFQLDAGGNKAHKIKMPNYIGSVRTMVVAGDIKNEAYGSTDKTVQVKKPLMVLATLPRKLSPGEKVTLPVTVFAMEPNIKKVNISLKLSDGIEVVGSKTQALTFAKPDEQMVYFELDVSKAKGINTVEVIASGNGEKSTYKVELDVVNTNPITSVALDKDLEANASENLDFTTFGVTGTNRATVEFSTMPPMDFSRRLQYLVQYPHGCVEQTTSGVFPQLYLQDIFDLTFKKKQEIQSNIENGIKRLGHFQRPNGGMSYWMGENNANDWGTSYAGHFMIEAEKKGFVLPLTFKSNWIAYQKQAARDWRPSYKTYNSDLAQAYRLYTLALAGSADLAAMNRLREFTEISNEAKWRLAAAYALAGQGEASTQISKTANIEFLPPRYNYYTYGSVNRNRAMALETMVITKDPRARDLAKTIAKDLSKDKWMSTQTTAYSLLAMAKMVEANGGKAIKLQYTVNGKTEEIDTKSAIAQRDLIVKEGSNSLSFKNNQGNLVYVRVLNSGKLPLGNEKTEQRGLSVSVVYKDLQGNTIDISKLQQGQDFVATVKVSNLKNEKVNDVALTQIFPSGWEIVNTRFTDFGSSTTSQARFTDIRDDRVNFYFDLNKKGKYDTNTFNVMLNASYLGTYYLPGIQAEAMYDNEFLVRNKGRWIEVVK encoded by the coding sequence ATGCGCATCAAGAAACTTCTTGCTTTTGCCTTTATTCTGGCTTTAGCATTTTCATGTAAAAAACAAGTAGAAGAAACAGACAACATCTTCAAATTTAAAGATTATATAAGTTACACCTCTTCTGGTCGCATCTCTGTTGCAAATCCTATTGAAATTAATTTAGCAAATGACGTGGAAGGTTGGGAAATAAACCAAGAGATTACAGAAAACATCGTTTCTATTAAACCACATGTGGATGGAAAACTACTAGTAAACAACAAACATTCTTTGCGTTTTGTTCCAGATGAAATACTAGATGCAGACACAGAATATACCGTAGACGTTAAACTGGATAAGATTTTTAATAACATTCCTACAGATTTTAAAACCTATACTTTTCAGTTTAAAACCATTACACCAAACTTCAATATTGTTACCAATAATTTGCAATCGTATAGCAAAGAATGGCAATACTTAGAAGGTGTAATTCGCGCAGCAGATATTATTACGTTAGAAGAAGCTAAACAATTAGTGCAAGCTTCGCAAAGCGGAAAAAATTTAGCAATCGTTTGGAATGAATCCTATAAAAAAGAAAAACTTTTCGAATTTAAAATAGATAGCATCCATCGTTTGGTTGAAGACAGCCAAATACTTGTAAAATGGAACGGAAAAAGTATTCATGCAGAAAACGCTGGGGAAAATATGGTAAACATTCCTGGTAAAAACAACTTTACCATTACTAAAGTCGATGTTATACAAACTCCAGAACAATACGTATCTATCAATTTTTCAGACCCTTTAAAAAAGCAACAAAATTTTGATGGTTTAGTGACTATTCAGAATGTGAAAAACCCAAAATACATAGTAGATGGCAATGTATTAAAAGCGTACCCAAATACAAAAGTGGTTGGTAATGTGCAAGTAGATGTTTTTCAAGGAATAGCAAATACCGATGGTTATAAACTGAAGAAACCATTTTCAGAATTGATTGCTTTTGAAGATGAAAAACCACAAATTAGATTAATAAGTAATGGTGTAATTCTACCTAATTCCGAAGAACTAAAATTCAATTTTGAAGCGGTTAATTTAAAAGCGGTTGATGTTCGTATCATCAAAATTTTTGAAGATAATGTATTGCAGTTTTTACAAGATAACAACCTTAACAATACCAACAGAAATGATGTACGACGCGTAGGAAGAAGAATTGCAAAGCAAACCATCACCTTACAAGACGAATCACAAAACACAGGAAAGTGGAAAACCTATAGCATCGATTTATCTAAATATATGAAAGCCGATCCTGGAGCAATCTATCGTGTAGAATTAGAAATGAAAAAGGAATATGCTCTGTACAATTGTGATAGCAATTCTAACATTACAAACTCCGAAGATAACGACGATTATTATGAAGAGGAATACTACGAAGAAGACTATTATTACGAAGATTATAACGAAACAGCAACCGAAGACGAAGACCTTCGAGAAGAAGAATATTGGGACAATCTAACCTACAGCTACCAAAACAATTATTACAATTGGAACGACAGAAAAAACCCTTGTAAAGAAGCTTTTTATAACAACAAAACTGTTGCGCAAAATCTATTAGCATCTAACATTGGTGTGATTGCAAAAAAAGGCGCAAACAACAACTATTACTTTGCGGTTACTAATATTTTAGACACCAATCCAGAAGTTGGAGCAACGGTTGCTATCTATAATTTTCAGCAACAAGAAATTGCAAAAACCAAAACAGATACAGAAGGATTGGCCACAATTCTTGTCGAAAACCATGCTGCTTTCGCCATTGTTTCCAAAGGAAATAATACAAGCTACATCAAACTAAACGATGGTAATTCTTTATCCTTAAGCAAGTTTGATGTTTCTGGAAATCATATACAACGCGGACTTAAAGGATACATTTATGGGGAACGTGGTGTTTGGCGACCAGGAGATACTTTGCATTTGTCTTTTATGTTAAACGATGCAGGAAACAAACTACCAAAAGCGCATCCTGTAAAAATGGAAATCACTGACGCAAACGGCAAACTTGCGTATAGAAATGTTACCACAAATAACCTCAACAATTTATACACCTTTACAGTTCCTACTGCTACCGAAGACAAAACAGGAAACTGGAATGCGAAAGTTTCGGTTGGTGGTGCTACTTTTTATAAAGGCTTAAAAGTGGAAACGGTAAAACCAAATCGTTTGAAAATTAAAGTCGATTTTGAAGACGAAGTACTTTCTGGTGAAAATCCGTTAAACGGAAAATTAGATGTAAAATGGCTACATGGCGCTCCTGCAAAAAATGTTAGAACCGAAATTAAAGCGAAATTCAGCAATGCATATACCAGCTTTAAAAACTATTCTGACTATACATTTAGAGATCCATCGCGCTCTTTTTCTACGGAAGAAATCGTCATTTTTGATGGTAAAGTAAACGAAGAAGGTGTAGCCGATATCACTACCAAACTAAGTGTTGGAAGCAATGCACCAGGAATGTTAAACGCACAATTTTTAGTTCGTGCTTTCGAAAATGGAGGGGATTTTTCTATGGATGCTTTTACCAAACAATATGCTCCTTATAAGTCTTTTGTAGGTTTAAAATCACCAAAAGGAAAAGGTTACGGATCTTTTGTGACTAACGAAAATCAGACTTTTGATATTGTGGTTGTAGATGCCCAAGGAAACCCTATAAAAAGAAATGATTTAGAGGTAAAAGTATACAAGATAAACTGGCGTTGGTGGTGGAATTCTTCCTATGACAACCTATCTTCATACACTTCCAGCACCTATCATCAGGCCTACAAAAACATGAAGTTAAATACTGATGCTAACGGAAAAACTAGTTTCACCTTAAACATTCCGGAAAACGATAAAGGTCGTTTCCTTATCCGTGTATTTGATCCTAAAAGCGGACATGCAACAGGGCGAACCGCGTACTTTTATAAAAACTGGTATACACCTTCTGGAGATAAAGAAGCTGCAAAAATGTTAGCCTTTGCTTCCGATAAAGAAAATTATAATGTAGGAGAAACCGCAACTATTACTTTTCCTTCAGGTAGCGAAGGCCGCGCTTTAGTAAGTATTGAAAATGGCACAGAAGTATTGGAACATAAATGGGTGAAAACTACCAAAGGAGAAACTACGGTAACTATTCCTATTACCTCCAAAATGGCGCCTAATGTGTTTGTCAATATTTCGCTTTTACAACCACATGCTATTACTGCTAACGATTTACCAATTCGTTTGTATGGTGTAATTCCAATAATGGTGGAAGATCCTAACACCAAACTAGAACCCCAATTAAAAATGGCTAGTGTTTTACGTCCGGAACAAGAATTTGAAGTGTTTGTTTCCGAAAAAAACAACAAAGCAATGACCTACACTATTGCAATGGTAGAAGAAGGCTTGCTAGATTTAACACGATTTAAAACACCAAATGCGTGGAACGAATTTTACAAACGGGAAGCTTTAGGTGTCAAAACTTGGGATGTTTTTGACGATGTCATTGGTGCATATTCCGGAAGCGTAGATCAGATATTTGCTATTGGTGGAGATGGTGCTGCTGCAGATGGTAAAAACAAAAAAGCAAATCGCTTTAAACCTGTCGTAACTTTTTTAGGTCCTTTTCAATTAGATGCTGGCGGTAATAAAGCACATAAAATCAAAATGCCGAATTATATTGGTTCGGTAAGAACGATGGTTGTTGCAGGAGATATTAAAAACGAAGCTTACGGAAGTACAGATAAAACGGTTCAAGTAAAAAAACCGCTAATGGTATTAGCAACGCTTCCGCGGAAATTAAGTCCGGGCGAAAAAGTAACGCTTCCAGTTACTGTTTTTGCTATGGAACCAAATATTAAAAAGGTAAACATTAGCTTAAAATTAAGCGATGGAATCGAAGTTGTTGGTAGCAAAACACAAGCATTAACTTTTGCAAAACCAGACGAACAAATGGTTTATTTTGAACTAGATGTTAGTAAAGCAAAAGGTATAAATACGGTGGAAGTAATTGCCAGTGGCAATGGTGAAAAATCGACCTATAAAGTCGAATTAGATGTTGTAAACACCAACCCGATAACTTCTGTAGCTTTAGATAAAGACCTAGAAGCAAATGCTTCCGAAAATCTAGATTTCACAACCTTTGGTGTTACTGGAACCAATAGAGCAACGGTAGAGTTTTCTACCATGCCTCCAATGGATTTTTCTAGAAGATTGCAATACTTAGTACAGTATCCACATGGCTGCGTGGAACAAACAACATCTGGCGTTTTTCCGCAGTTATACTTGCAAGATATTTTCGATTTAACCTTTAAGAAAAAACAAGAAATCCAATCGAATATAGAAAACGGCATCAAACGTTTAGGACATTTTCAAAGACCAAATGGCGGAATGAGTTATTGGATGGGAGAAAATAATGCCAATGATTGGGGAACCAGTTACGCTGGTCATTTTATGATAGAAGCCGAAAAGAAAGGATTTGTGCTTCCGCTTACTTTTAAAAGCAATTGGATTGCCTACCAAAAACAAGCCGCTCGGGATTGGCGACCAAGCTATAAAACCTATAACTCTGATCTTGCACAAGCATACCGATTATACACATTGGCCTTAGCTGGAAGTGCCGATTTAGCAGCAATGAATAGACTTCGTGAGTTTACCGAAATTTCTAACGAAGCAAAATGGCGCTTGGCTGCTGCTTACGCATTAGCTGGACAAGGTGAAGCAAGTACACAAATTTCTAAAACAGCCAATATTGAATTCTTGCCTCCTAGATATAATTATTACACTTATGGTTCTGTCAATAGAAATCGAGCTATGGCATTAGAAACTATGGTAATAACCAAAGATCCACGTGCAAGAGATTTAGCGAAAACAATTGCTAAAGATTTGTCTAAAGATAAATGGATGAGTACACAAACCACAGCATATAGTTTACTTGCAATGGCAAAAATGGTAGAAGCTAATGGCGGAAAAGCAATCAAACTACAATATACGGTAAACGGAAAAACAGAAGAAATAGACACGAAAAGCGCTATTGCACAGCGAGATTTAATTGTTAAAGAAGGAAGTAATTCGCTTTCCTTTAAAAACAACCAAGGCAATCTAGTTTATGTTCGTGTGTTAAATTCTGGAAAACTGCCTTTAGGAAACGAAAAAACAGAGCAACGTGGATTAAGTGTTTCAGTAGTGTATAAAGATTTACAAGGAAACACCATAGACATTTCTAAGTTACAACAAGGTCAGGATTTTGTAGCAACCGTTAAAGTGAGTAATCTTAAAAATGAAAAGGTGAATGATGTGGCGCTAACGCAAATTTTTCCTTCCGGTTGGGAAATTGTAAACACACGTTTTACAGACTTTGGAAGCAGTACTACTAGCCAAGCTAGGTTTACAGATATTCGTGATGATCGTGTGAATTTCTATTTCGATTTAAATAAAAAAGGAAAATACGATACCAATACCTTTAATGTCATGCTGAATGCTTCTTATTTAGGAACTTACTATCTACCAGGAATACAAGCAGAAGCAATGTATGATAATGAGTTTTTAGTAAGGAATAAAGGGCGTTGGATTGAAGTTGTGAAGTAA
- a CDS encoding DUF1501 domain-containing protein: MERRKFLKNSALASSLFFVPNFLKALEDVDLNGLGYNKLVVIQLSGGNDGLNTIVPYRNDLYYKARPEIAINKNEIIKLNDELGFHKKLLPLKKLYDQGDLSIINNVGYPNPSRSHFRSTDIWQSASSSNEYTQTGWIGRYLDEYGKKAHQAIEIDDSLSLALKGEIKNGIATRSSSSLYKLLHESNFNRILDYQNSNHLNEHNLGYLYKTMIDAKSSANYLFEKTKGYNSKEIYPTKNPLAGQLKTIAKFINSGLDTKVYYASLGGFDTHAGQVNRQEHLLDLYANGVSAFVSDLKRNNSFKNTLILTFSEFGRRVKQNAGYGTDHGAANNVFVIGENLKQQGLYNDLASLSDLDANGDLKYEIDFRTIYATILKKWLKVNDKKILNKSFKELDFI, encoded by the coding sequence ATGGAAAGAAGAAAATTTTTAAAAAATTCAGCATTAGCTAGCAGTTTATTTTTTGTCCCAAACTTTTTAAAAGCACTTGAGGATGTAGATTTAAATGGCTTAGGATATAATAAGTTAGTAGTTATACAATTATCTGGCGGAAATGATGGATTAAATACAATTGTGCCATATAGAAACGATTTATACTATAAAGCAAGACCGGAAATTGCTATAAATAAAAACGAAATTATTAAACTAAATGACGAGTTAGGCTTTCACAAAAAACTGTTACCATTAAAAAAATTATATGATCAAGGAGATTTGAGTATAATAAATAATGTTGGTTACCCAAACCCAAGTAGATCACATTTTAGATCTACAGATATTTGGCAATCTGCTAGTAGTTCTAATGAATATACACAAACGGGTTGGATAGGTCGATATTTAGATGAATATGGTAAAAAAGCGCATCAAGCAATAGAAATTGATGATAGTTTATCCTTAGCGCTAAAAGGTGAAATTAAAAATGGTATTGCAACTAGAAGCTCTTCTTCGCTTTATAAATTATTACATGAATCTAATTTTAATAGAATTTTAGATTATCAGAACAGTAATCATTTAAACGAGCATAATTTAGGGTATTTATATAAAACAATGATTGATGCAAAATCATCTGCGAATTACTTATTCGAAAAAACCAAAGGCTATAATTCTAAAGAGATCTATCCAACAAAAAACCCATTAGCTGGTCAGTTAAAAACGATAGCAAAGTTTATTAATTCGGGACTAGATACTAAAGTGTATTATGCAAGTTTAGGTGGGTTTGATACGCATGCCGGACAAGTAAATAGGCAGGAACACTTATTAGATCTTTATGCTAATGGTGTGTCTGCTTTTGTGAGCGATTTAAAAAGAAATAATTCATTTAAAAATACGTTGATTCTTACTTTTTCGGAGTTTGGTAGACGCGTAAAACAAAATGCTGGATATGGTACAGACCATGGAGCTGCAAATAATGTTTTTGTTATTGGCGAAAATTTAAAGCAACAAGGTTTGTATAATGATTTAGCAAGTCTTAGCGATTTAGATGCTAATGGCGATTTAAAATATGAAATAGATTTTAGAACTATTTATGCAACTATATTGAAAAAATGGCTAAAAGTAAACGATAAAAAAATATTGAATAAATCTTTTAAGGAGTTAGATTTTATATAA
- a CDS encoding OmpA family protein: MSKKTSYLIGILLTIIIGTILCWWLCCNCCNAESCDHKKGDEKTVVEAPNVMEATLNPFFIMDGDYAFKSNDNFHFKDSSFRVLEPVSEELKNVVLDLQAYFDANPSKRIATIGYYTSGEKNNSAYPNLGLARANAVKNYFVSQGISSKIIDTKGELKDSMIADENKVFFGPVHYELFAVSEDDKVNEEVLKAACEALKANPLVLYFNTGQAQINLTRSQREKIANISRCVDKLGVKVLVVGHTDNTGNAANNVMLGQQRADFAKSYLIQNGILGTNIETTSKGPNEPIADNASEEGKAKNRRTVVTINETKT; the protein is encoded by the coding sequence ATGAGTAAAAAAACATCTTACCTAATCGGTATTTTGCTTACTATTATCATTGGTACTATTTTGTGTTGGTGGCTATGTTGCAATTGTTGCAATGCCGAAAGCTGCGATCATAAAAAAGGAGATGAAAAGACTGTAGTAGAAGCTCCGAATGTGATGGAAGCAACGTTAAATCCTTTTTTTATTATGGATGGTGATTATGCTTTTAAGAGTAATGACAACTTCCATTTTAAAGATTCTAGTTTTAGGGTTTTAGAACCTGTTTCAGAGGAATTAAAAAATGTTGTTTTAGATCTTCAAGCGTATTTTGATGCAAACCCTTCCAAAAGAATAGCTACTATAGGTTATTATACGAGTGGGGAAAAAAATAATTCAGCATATCCTAATTTAGGTCTAGCTAGGGCAAATGCTGTTAAAAACTATTTTGTATCTCAAGGCATTTCTTCAAAAATTATAGATACGAAAGGGGAATTAAAAGATAGTATGATTGCTGATGAAAATAAAGTCTTTTTTGGTCCAGTTCATTATGAATTGTTTGCGGTTTCTGAAGATGATAAAGTAAATGAAGAGGTTTTAAAAGCGGCTTGTGAAGCTTTAAAAGCAAATCCGTTGGTATTGTATTTTAATACGGGACAAGCGCAAATTAACTTAACAAGATCGCAACGTGAAAAAATAGCTAATATTTCTAGATGTGTAGATAAACTAGGTGTAAAAGTACTAGTAGTTGGTCATACAGATAATACCGGAAATGCGGCTAATAATGTAATGCTTGGTCAGCAAAGAGCAGATTTTGCTAAAAGCTATTTAATACAAAACGGTATTTTAGGTACAAACATAGAAACAACATCTAAAGGACCTAATGAACCTATTGCAGATAATGCATCAGAAGAAGGTAAGGCTAAAAATAGAAGAACCGTTGTAACAATTAACGAAACTAAAACTTAA
- a CDS encoding aldehyde dehydrogenase family protein has protein sequence MKAISTDFGMDEALKALGVAAVNDGTSTGSNNFSNGDVIESYSPVDGKLIGKVKTTTREDYDKVMDAATKAFLSFRNMPAPQRGEIVRQFGNKLRELKEPLGKLVSYEMGKSLQEGYGEVQEMIDICDFAVGLSRQLNGQTIPSERPGHVMREQWHPIGVVGIISAFNFPVAVWAWNTALAWICGDVCVWKGSEKAPLCTIACQNIIAGVLKENNLPEGISSIINGDYKVGEMMTTDARIPLVSATGSTRMGRIVGATVAERFGKSLLELGGNNAIIITPTADLKVVVPGAVFGAVGTCGQRCTSTRRLIIHESVYDKVRDAIVGAYGQLTIGNPLDEKNHIGPLIDHDSVNTYLAAIEKAKAEGGNVLVDGGVLEGEGYESGCYVKPAIIEAENHFEIVQHETFAPILYLMKYSGEVENAIAKQNGVVQGLSSAIMTNELKEAEKFLSYAGSDCGIANVNIGTSGAEIGGAFGGEKETGGGRESGSDAWKVYMRRQTNTINYSDELPLAQGIKFDL, from the coding sequence ATGAAAGCTATTTCTACAGATTTCGGAATGGATGAGGCATTAAAAGCATTAGGTGTTGCAGCGGTTAACGATGGAACATCAACAGGTTCTAATAATTTTTCGAACGGAGATGTTATTGAGTCTTATTCTCCAGTAGATGGAAAATTAATAGGAAAAGTAAAAACGACAACAAGAGAAGACTATGATAAGGTAATGGATGCTGCAACAAAAGCATTTTTATCTTTTAGAAATATGCCTGCGCCACAACGTGGGGAAATTGTACGTCAGTTTGGAAATAAATTAAGAGAATTAAAAGAACCTCTAGGGAAACTAGTTTCTTACGAAATGGGAAAATCTTTGCAAGAAGGTTATGGTGAGGTTCAAGAAATGATTGACATCTGTGATTTCGCAGTAGGTTTATCTAGACAGTTAAACGGACAAACGATTCCTTCAGAAAGACCAGGACACGTAATGAGAGAACAATGGCACCCAATAGGTGTTGTTGGTATTATCTCTGCATTTAACTTTCCAGTTGCAGTTTGGGCTTGGAATACAGCTTTAGCTTGGATTTGTGGTGATGTTTGTGTTTGGAAAGGTTCTGAAAAAGCACCTTTGTGTACTATTGCTTGTCAGAATATTATAGCAGGAGTTTTAAAAGAAAATAATTTACCAGAAGGTATTTCTTCTATTATAAATGGGGATTACAAAGTAGGTGAAATGATGACTACAGACGCAAGAATTCCACTTGTTTCTGCTACGGGATCTACAAGAATGGGAAGAATAGTTGGAGCAACTGTTGCAGAACGTTTTGGGAAATCATTATTAGAATTAGGAGGAAACAACGCGATTATTATTACACCAACTGCAGATTTAAAAGTAGTAGTTCCTGGTGCTGTATTTGGAGCTGTTGGAACTTGCGGACAACGTTGTACTTCAACAAGAAGATTAATTATTCACGAATCTGTTTACGATAAGGTGAGAGATGCTATTGTTGGCGCTTATGGGCAATTAACAATTGGTAATCCTTTAGATGAAAAGAATCATATTGGACCATTAATCGATCACGATTCTGTAAACACATACTTAGCTGCTATTGAAAAAGCAAAAGCGGAAGGTGGAAATGTATTAGTTGACGGAGGTGTTTTAGAAGGTGAAGGATATGAATCTGGTTGCTACGTAAAACCAGCAATTATTGAAGCTGAAAACCATTTTGAAATTGTACAACACGAAACTTTTGCTCCAATTTTATATTTAATGAAGTATTCTGGAGAAGTGGAAAATGCTATTGCAAAACAGAATGGCGTTGTTCAAGGATTATCTTCAGCAATCATGACCAACGAACTGAAAGAAGCAGAGAAATTTCTATCTTATGCTGGTTCAGATTGTGGTATTGCAAATGTAAACATCGGAACTTCTGGTGCGGAGATTGGTGGAGCTTTTGGAGGTGAAAAAGAAACAGGTGGTGGACGTGAGTCTGGATCGGATGCATGGAAAGTATACATGAGAAGACAAACGAATACCATAAACTATTCAGACGAATTACCTTTAGCACAAGGTATTAAATTTGATCTATAG
- a CDS encoding DUF1800 family protein: MNKKHILHLYWRAGFGLLPKQLDLLAAKSKEQIINDLFLESKKTSLLRINTTGLDTFKEEAIKKSPEVKKDYNLLNANLMKKYNHIWFNRLATSKETLREKMTLFWANHFVAKDARIKNVEQYNNLLRKHALGDFRQFVKAVSREPVMIQFLNLNQNNKSKPNENFARELMELFTLGTGHYSEKDIKESARAFTGYRYNFKSQFVFNDKQHDPEIKTFFEEKGNFEGDQIIDIILKQKQCARFISEKVYKYFVNEEINISHVNLMTEVFYKDYNIENLMRYVFGSDWFYNQENIGTKIKSPIELLIGIGKIIPIKFNKTKELLKIQIILDQKLLYPTNVAGWKGGKNWINTNSILVRIKLPTMLLEKESFTIQPKGNFTDKFKLVSVKNKYQEKLDVRVDWKSYQQAVKKVSSNDLISSLILSEINLGTQNYLKTLGRLTKRKNLSKIMSLPEYQMC; this comes from the coding sequence ATGAACAAAAAGCACATATTACATTTATATTGGAGAGCGGGTTTTGGACTGTTGCCTAAACAGTTAGATCTGCTTGCTGCGAAAAGTAAAGAACAAATAATTAATGATTTGTTTTTAGAATCTAAAAAAACATCTCTATTACGCATAAACACAACGGGTCTAGATACTTTTAAAGAGGAAGCAATAAAAAAATCTCCAGAGGTAAAAAAAGACTACAATCTTTTGAACGCAAATTTGATGAAGAAATATAATCATATTTGGTTTAATAGGTTGGCAACTTCAAAAGAAACTTTGCGAGAGAAAATGACGCTGTTTTGGGCAAATCATTTTGTTGCAAAAGATGCTAGAATTAAAAATGTAGAACAATATAATAACCTACTACGAAAACATGCGTTAGGTGATTTTAGACAATTTGTTAAAGCGGTATCCAGAGAGCCTGTAATGATTCAATTTTTAAATTTAAATCAAAACAATAAATCCAAGCCTAACGAGAATTTTGCTAGAGAATTAATGGAATTATTTACGCTAGGAACAGGTCATTATTCCGAAAAGGATATCAAAGAAAGCGCTAGAGCATTTACTGGTTATCGATATAATTTTAAATCCCAATTTGTATTTAATGATAAGCAGCATGATCCTGAAATAAAAACTTTTTTTGAAGAAAAAGGCAACTTTGAAGGAGATCAAATTATAGATATTATTTTAAAGCAAAAACAATGTGCGCGATTTATTAGTGAGAAGGTTTACAAGTATTTTGTAAATGAAGAGATTAATATTAGTCATGTGAATTTAATGACCGAAGTGTTTTATAAAGATTATAATATAGAAAATTTAATGCGCTATGTTTTTGGGTCTGATTGGTTTTATAACCAGGAAAATATTGGAACTAAAATTAAGTCTCCAATAGAGTTATTGATAGGTATTGGTAAAATAATTCCAATAAAATTTAATAAAACAAAAGAACTATTGAAAATACAAATAATTCTAGATCAAAAACTATTGTACCCAACAAATGTAGCAGGATGGAAAGGGGGAAAAAACTGGATAAATACCAATAGTATTTTAGTTCGAATAAAACTACCTACAATGTTATTGGAGAAAGAGTCTTTTACCATTCAGCCTAAAGGAAATTTTACAGATAAATTTAAGTTAGTGTCTGTTAAAAATAAATACCAAGAAAAGTTAGATGTAAGAGTCGATTGGAAATCGTATCAACAAGCGGTTAAAAAAGTATCATCCAATGATTTGATTTCCTCTCTAATTTTAAGTGAAATAAATCTTGGGACACAAAATTATTTAAAGACACTTGGTAGATTAACAAAAAGGAAAAATTTATCAAAAATAATGAGTCTTCCTGAATATCAAATGTGCTAA
- a CDS encoding antibiotic biosynthesis monooxygenase gives MNNESKPYYALIFTSTQNKNIEGYAEMAEKMETLAKQQKGFIGIESAREDVGITISYWETLEDIKNWKQQSEHVQAQLKGRQDWYSWYHVRICKVEREYEFNS, from the coding sequence ATGAATAATGAATCGAAACCGTATTACGCCTTAATTTTCACTTCCACACAAAATAAAAACATAGAAGGCTATGCGGAAATGGCTGAAAAAATGGAAACCCTAGCCAAACAACAAAAGGGTTTTATTGGTATAGAATCTGCTAGGGAAGATGTTGGTATTACCATAAGTTATTGGGAAACTCTAGAAGATATTAAAAACTGGAAACAACAAAGTGAGCATGTACAAGCACAACTAAAAGGTAGACAAGATTGGTATAGTTGGTATCATGTAAGAATTTGCAAAGTAGAGCGCGAGTATGAATTTAATAGTTAA